A single Cyclopterus lumpus isolate fCycLum1 chromosome 1, fCycLum1.pri, whole genome shotgun sequence DNA region contains:
- the LOC117730704 gene encoding vasorin-like has translation MLPYFLLFFLSPGLVLSSDCPADCSCLGQDWIFCIQRRSSIVPRVPTTTQNLYIFQNGIDTLTQEDFNGLGELELLDLSQNELAEIPDGVFEMLSKLKNLDLSSNHIAHISKDSFSGLVQLERLYLHANRIQSIDSESFAGLEMLLELKLQGNQLSSLPSLHFQRLLLLDLSYNNIPTLGPSDLQTPHLEALKVASLGLTTLDEGLIASLGNLHELDISTNQLTEVPPALKQDSLKGLIKLSLATNPLGELSVEDFQKLSGLQELDLSGLNLQGFSQSFFQTFPRLMHLTAAENPFNCLCPLAWFPFWLKDKDVNLGRPEETRCHFPLVNAGKMLSALEHKDFGCPPTTTVLIGSPIGSTPVPQMPTTSPDTIHTNAIPPPPPPSEATISSKTDGALSPEPPVSPSSTSGEHICPPNICLNGGTCNFDPLGQLSCLCPLGTSGLYCENVDEIPETPKPAVTEVSLAAPVMPAELDAISSRQVTSTSILLDLHRFIETRPHIRGIRLTYRNLSGPDRRPIILSVPATYPEYTLRGLRPNCTYSVCASPLGERANSRTNSSVETGSCTEARTEGLPLSSSESRVETQSPLTYTLIPAMAALALVMGLATVAGAIICVRKRRQSKAGMELQLGPADPMELEGMKACLEIGGNGTLPHKLPEIDRCHTPQPPPSLQQSGGLDYELPLMQGHCTSNNNVATLKPSYF, from the coding sequence ATGCTGCCTTacttcctgctcttcttcctgtCGCCTGGTCTGGTGTTATCCTCTGACTGCCCAGCCGACTGTTCCTGCCTCGGCCAGGACTGGATATTCTGCATCCAGCGACGCTCCAGCATTGTGCCTCGTgtccccaccaccacccaaaATCTATACATCTTCCAGAACGGCATTGACACTTTGACCCAAGAGGACTTCAACGGCCTTGGGGAGTTGGAGTTGCTAGATCTGAGCCAGAATGAGCTGGCAGAGATTCCAGATGGTGTGTTTGAGATGCTGTCAAAGCTGAAGAACTTAGACCTGTCCTCGAACCACATTGCCCACATTTCCAAAGACAGTTTTTCTGGGTTGGTCCAGCTGGAGAGGCTATATCTCCACGCGAACCGCATTCAGAGCATCGATTCGGAATCTTTTGCAGGTTTAGAGATGCTACTGGAACTTAAGCTCCAAGGAAACCAGCTCAGCTCTCTGCCATCTCTCCATTTCCAGAGACTTCTGCTTCTAGACCTCAGCTACAACAACATCCCAACCCTGGGACCCTCAGACCTTCAGACCCCCCACCTGGAGGCCCTTAAGGTGGCCTCGCTGGGGCTTACCACTTTAGATGAGGGTCTCATCGCTTCTCTGGGGAACCTCCATGAGCTTGACATCTCCACAAACCAGTTAACTGAGGTGCCCCCGGCCCTTAAGCAGGACTCCCTCAAGGGGCTGATCAAGCTCAGCCTGGCTACCAACCCATTGGGCGAGCTCAGTGTGGAGGACTTCCAGAAACTGAGTGGGCTTCAAGAACTGGATCTCAGTGGACTTAATCTCCAAGGATTTTCCCAGAGTTTCTTCCAGACCTTCCCAAGGTTGATGCACCTGACTGCAGCAGAGAACCCATTTAACTGCTTGTGTCCATTAGCCTGGTTCCCTTTTTGGCTAAAGGATAAGGATGTGAATCTCGGGAGGCCTGAGGAAACCAGATGTCACTTCCCTTTAGTTAATGCTGGGAAGATGCTTTCAGCGCTGGAGCACAAAGATTTTGGGTGTCCACCTACCACAACAGTGCTGATAGGCTCCCCCATTGGAAGTACTCCAGTTCCCCAGATGCCCACCACATCTCCAGATACCATCCATACCAAcgccattcctcctcctcctccacccagtgAGGCAACCATCTCCTCAAAGACGGACGGCGCCCTTTCACCAGAACCTCCAGTCTCCCCAAGCTCCACCAGCGGGGAGCACATCTGCCCACCAAACATCTGCCTCAATGGGGGCACTTGTAATTTTGATCCATTGGGTCAACTCAGCTGTCTATGTCCGTTGGGAACTTCTGGCCTCTACTGTGAAAACGTGGATGAGATTCCTGAGACACCGAAACCTGCAGTGACAGAAGTTTCGCTCGCTGCGCCTGTGATGCCGGCTGAGCTCGATGCTATTAGCTCCCGGCAGGTCACCTCCACTTCCATTCTACTTGACCTTCACCGTTTCATCGAGACGCGGCCACACATCCGTGGCATCAGGTTGACCTACCGTAACCTCTCAGGGCCTGACCGCCGCCCCATTATCCTGAGTGTACCTGCAACCTACCCTGAGTACACTTTGCGTGGGTTGAGACCCAACTGTACCTACTCAGTGTGTGCCAGTCCCCTGGGTGAAAGAGCCAACTCAAGGACCAACAGCTCTGTAGAAACAGGATCGTGTACAGAGGCTCGCACCGAAGGGCTTCCACTGTCCTCCTCGGAGTCCAGGGTGGAGACACAGAGTCCGCTGACGTACACTCTCATACCCGCCATGGCTGCACTGGCACTGGTGATGGGGTTGGCCACGGTGGCCGGGGCAATCATCTGTGTCCGAAAGAGGAGGCAGTCCAAGGCAGGAATGGAGCTGCAGCTGGGCCCAGCAGATCCCATGGAACTAGAGGGGATGAAGGCCTGCCTGGAGATTGGGGGAAATGGTACACTACCCCACAAACTGCCTGAGATTGACCGCTGTCACACTCCTCAGCCGCCTCCATCTTTGCAACAAAGTGGGGGTTTGGACTATGAATTACCCTTAATGCAAGGACACTGCACATCAAATAACAATGTAGCAACCTTAAAGCCATCTTATTTCTAA